The Fulvivirga ligni genome window below encodes:
- a CDS encoding acyltransferase family protein: MRTPSIEKKALFLSYIHDFRGIAILLIVSSHILMEDMDNTFYRIMSAIFLNSTIFFVFVSGFLFQHLAFKYDVKTYWRRKIKGIVIPYILISIPAILLRLKDTPAYIIENHPEYASWGIFHKVAYMYLTGSHLLPFWFIPMIILFFAISPLLVYLDKTKWIYWLLPVFMIISAFYSRDDITQINDTFRMFVHFFSVYLLGMFYSRYKDEIADLMDKIWPLVYLVGGALLVITCFEIPYVTEVIFFQKIVLCFVCVHLLKRYEGKMPQFLDFLAKISFGIYFVHYYVIIVLRKIFVMFFTYEKPTNPIMWFLNYILVVILTIIIIQIIRYIAKDKSKYLIGC, encoded by the coding sequence ATGAGAACCCCTTCTATAGAGAAAAAAGCTCTTTTTCTCTCTTATATACACGATTTTCGTGGCATTGCTATTTTGCTCATTGTCTCCAGCCATATACTCATGGAAGATATGGATAACACCTTTTACAGGATAATGAGTGCGATATTTCTCAATTCCACCATTTTCTTCGTATTTGTTTCTGGGTTTTTATTTCAGCACCTGGCTTTTAAATATGATGTAAAAACCTACTGGAGGCGGAAAATTAAGGGTATTGTTATTCCTTATATTCTCATTTCCATACCAGCTATTTTACTTCGCTTAAAAGACACACCCGCTTATATTATTGAAAATCACCCTGAATATGCCAGTTGGGGCATATTTCACAAAGTAGCTTATATGTATCTTACCGGAAGCCATCTTTTGCCCTTCTGGTTCATACCTATGATTATTCTTTTCTTTGCCATATCTCCTCTATTGGTTTATCTAGATAAAACAAAATGGATATACTGGCTGCTACCCGTTTTTATGATCATATCAGCTTTCTACTCCAGAGATGATATTACCCAGATTAATGATACATTTAGAATGTTTGTCCACTTCTTTTCAGTGTATTTGTTGGGCATGTTCTATAGCAGATATAAAGATGAAATTGCGGACCTAATGGACAAAATATGGCCTTTGGTTTACCTGGTAGGTGGAGCACTACTGGTCATCACTTGTTTTGAAATACCCTACGTTACCGAGGTCATCTTCTTCCAAAAAATAGTACTGTGTTTTGTATGTGTGCATTTACTAAAGCGCTATGAAGGTAAAATGCCGCAGTTCCTGGATTTTCTAGCCAAGATCAGCTTTGGAATTTACTTCGTGCACTACTACGTGATCATTGTTTTAAGAAAAATTTTTGTAATGTTTTTTACTTACGAAAAACCCACAAATCCAATAATGTGGTTTCTTAATTACATACTCGTAGTGATTTTAACAATTATTATCATTCAGATTATCAGATACATAGCTAAAGATAAAAGTAAATACTTGATAGGATGCTAA
- a CDS encoding replication-associated recombination protein A, with amino-acid sequence MFDFNLPLPERMRPVTLDDLIGQEHLVGQGGILRKTIKSGVIPSMILWGPPGVGKTTIANIIANEIKSPFYTLSAVSSGVKDVREVIEKAKRQSKAILFIDEIHRFNKSQQDALLGAVEKGTITLIGATTENPSFEVNSALLSRSQVYTLRSLNEDDLLKLIQHALYKDEKLKKKKVELKEHKALLNISGGDARKLLNLLELVVDSIPGEEIEITDQQVMDIAQQRVAIYDKSGEQHYDIISAFIKSLRGSDPNAAVYYLARMIEGGEDVKFIARRLLIMASEDIGNANPTALVIANNAFQAVNVIGYPEAEIILSQCATYLACSPKSNASYMAIKRAKSLVRETGDLAVPMPIRNAPTKLMKDSGYGKGYKYAHDFPNNFASMEFLPDEIKNTVLYNPGQNAREEELRKRLRALWKEKYGY; translated from the coding sequence ATGTTTGATTTTAATCTACCGCTACCTGAAAGAATGAGACCCGTTACGCTTGATGATCTTATAGGTCAGGAGCATTTAGTGGGACAGGGCGGTATTTTAAGAAAAACGATCAAGTCTGGTGTCATTCCTTCTATGATCCTTTGGGGCCCTCCAGGAGTAGGTAAAACCACTATCGCTAATATTATCGCCAATGAAATTAAGTCTCCCTTTTACACATTAAGTGCCGTAAGCTCAGGAGTAAAGGATGTACGAGAAGTCATTGAAAAGGCAAAACGTCAGTCTAAGGCTATTTTATTTATAGATGAGATTCACAGGTTTAATAAATCACAGCAGGATGCCTTATTGGGCGCAGTAGAAAAAGGTACGATCACTTTAATAGGTGCCACCACAGAAAACCCTTCATTTGAAGTAAACTCCGCTTTGCTCAGCAGAAGTCAGGTGTATACTTTAAGATCGCTTAATGAAGATGATTTACTGAAGCTTATTCAGCATGCTTTGTATAAAGATGAAAAGCTCAAGAAGAAAAAGGTTGAGTTAAAGGAACATAAAGCCCTGCTGAATATTTCTGGTGGTGACGCCCGAAAGCTACTGAATCTTCTGGAGTTGGTGGTAGATTCTATCCCTGGTGAAGAAATAGAAATCACAGACCAACAGGTGATGGATATAGCCCAGCAAAGAGTGGCTATTTATGATAAAAGTGGAGAGCAGCATTATGATATTATTTCAGCTTTTATAAAATCTCTGAGAGGTAGTGATCCCAACGCTGCGGTTTATTACCTGGCCAGAATGATAGAGGGAGGCGAGGATGTGAAATTCATTGCCCGCAGGCTTTTAATTATGGCATCTGAAGATATCGGAAACGCGAACCCTACAGCGCTTGTTATCGCCAACAATGCGTTTCAGGCAGTGAATGTAATTGGCTATCCGGAAGCTGAAATTATACTTTCTCAATGTGCTACCTACCTGGCTTGTTCACCTAAAAGTAACGCCAGTTATATGGCTATAAAACGAGCAAAGTCCTTGGTTAGAGAAACAGGAGATCTGGCAGTGCCAATGCCCATTAGAAATGCGCCAACCAAGCTAATGAAAGACTCAGGATATGGTAAAGGCTACAAGTATGCCCATGACTTTCCGAATAACTTTGCCAGCATGGAATTCTTGCCAGATGAGATAAAGAATACTGTTCTATACAATCCAGGTCAAAATGCTCGGGAAGAGGAGCTAAGAAAGAGACTTAGAGCTCTGTGGAAGGAAAAATATGGATATTAA
- a CDS encoding threonine aldolase family protein — translation MQVDLRSDTVTKPTAAMKEAMINAEVGDDVYGEDPTVNELEKYAANYLGMEAAIFCPSGTMTNQIGINVLSQPYEEVICYEGSHIYKYEGGGVAGTSGLSMKLLKGDRGRLSLNDIKEAINPDDIHAPITSIVSLENTVNKGGGSYYSLSEIKAIGQLCREHGLKFHLDGARLFNALVETGDDPKEYGKHFDTISICLSKGLGAPVGSLLVGKADHIKKARRVRKFMGGGMRQAGFIAAAGLYALQNNIDRLKEDHKKARILGQTLASLSYVEEVLPVDTNIVIFKLAEGISTAQYLDALKQHQILAGPFGPREIRFVTHLDYNDQMLEYTVEAIKKISF, via the coding sequence ATGCAAGTAGACCTAAGAAGCGACACCGTTACCAAGCCCACAGCTGCCATGAAGGAAGCCATGATCAATGCAGAGGTAGGAGATGATGTGTACGGAGAAGACCCCACTGTAAATGAACTTGAAAAGTATGCGGCTAACTACTTAGGTATGGAGGCTGCCATTTTCTGTCCTTCAGGCACTATGACCAACCAGATCGGGATTAATGTGCTCTCTCAGCCATATGAAGAAGTGATTTGTTATGAGGGCTCGCACATCTACAAATATGAAGGTGGAGGCGTAGCAGGTACCAGCGGATTGTCTATGAAATTACTAAAGGGAGATCGAGGTAGGCTTTCGCTCAATGATATCAAGGAGGCAATTAATCCAGATGATATTCATGCGCCAATAACGTCAATTGTTTCTTTGGAAAACACAGTAAATAAAGGTGGAGGTAGCTATTATTCACTGTCAGAAATAAAAGCAATAGGCCAGTTGTGTCGGGAGCATGGTTTAAAATTCCACCTGGATGGTGCTCGTTTATTTAATGCCTTGGTAGAGACAGGTGACGATCCCAAGGAATATGGCAAGCATTTCGATACCATATCCATCTGCCTGAGTAAGGGTTTGGGAGCTCCTGTTGGTTCTTTGTTGGTTGGTAAAGCAGATCACATTAAAAAAGCGAGAAGAGTAAGAAAGTTTATGGGTGGCGGTATGAGGCAAGCCGGCTTTATTGCCGCAGCAGGTTTGTATGCTTTGCAAAATAATATCGACCGATTAAAAGAAGATCACAAAAAGGCCCGTATTCTTGGGCAAACTTTGGCGTCACTTTCTTATGTAGAAGAGGTACTTCCGGTAGATACGAACATAGTAATATTTAAGCTGGCAGAGGGAATCTCTACAGCTCAATATTTAGACGCACTAAAGCAGCACCAGATTCTTGCCGGGCCTTTCGGACCCAGAGAAATTAGGTTTGTTACACACCTGGATTATAATGATCAGATGCTTGAATACACAGTAGAGGCTATTAAGAAAATTTCCTTTTAA